Proteins encoded by one window of Cloeon dipterum chromosome 4, ieCloDipt1.1, whole genome shotgun sequence:
- the tnc gene encoding titin isoform X6 — protein sequence MAVTRTARSPSWLLIAAALPFLFMFVLKPVRSAPTETEDATALDTYDGSGCYYNYQHYGEGDRIITNEPCLNCTCHNRMLMCYLKVCPFTKAIGSDCTVEKRPDQCCPVITCPEVPVQLVDNSLSPSTTLRPVSQQSTAVGHPDSFGCSIDSEFYADGAQVPSDKNKPCELCYCIRNHTACVMQECTLNVEGCKPVFQDGICCPVRYECEYPDETTTLGSIAGFFFTTTTTISPSTMCKHNGEEYADGALIQVDDKPCEHCYCMRGEIVCAVQECGTPLEREGHNCTALPTQPGKCCPEMYQCDGIEYVMDTTNRMNRKQYGLSVDDTTLPSIPEASSKPEDDVPQLPQQDDQASGVALNADEEEKQPGDVHTESPDHVSYTETKPAMESDSLVNDDQEDKQDVTTLSPSLIEEPAEDSVAAQEPVDQHPSEEAQQEHVDQFAHEEPVQDVHLDGEQEHEITHDEITHDHEIHHEEPEVVQPVNPTPEQPAQEEQKESEAEVSAHTDKPVEPESDAVNEEVDEHVAQDHKEPEEQEHSTEASTEGSLNAQDDEVVPQHEDNKEQNEAHEEPAEIVQDSVSESSTEVGESQDEVAAVTEPAAEHVNEPAENDASDEEVVTDKVDIVHEPAENDKEHAPADVHGEPAEHEGIQHEPVDGEVEHDNIPANEIHHEPGHEEPTHSEENIHQEPAHDDTIHTDEGVQHEPVDEEPANFDENVHHEPAQEAPTHSEEGIQHEPAHHEENVQHEPTDDETAVHEPVEEPVKPAEQEPVKQPQSDDEIPQATEQPVVDIEVATEQHLADNISNEPAEIESDKAPEHHETVEQPAELGDQKETVPAEVVSVTDEPEKEVNTETPVQEPEVDNDDHKEHEPVHTVSQDEPETHHDDQQSEVVQDTVQHEPENIEVHQDEVEQVVPTTSAPFVADEVGSEKENDENAVQMDNLPVEGADEIHPEPAHDGVDANEPAVPATEQPSFDHQDDNVDEPQEISTESSEQQKPVQDNVETVHQDEHEVPSHDQHENVETEKQPGFEVENDAAEVHTEPQLVGTEKPEQDQPAQEAEQISDKTDAPIHADKVDEPVHDHAEEPTPVDIAEKPVQSDDVVAPIHDEEPVHSDGLEEPVDNAEKPVQSDDVVAPIHDEEPVHSDGLEEPVDTVDVEKPVHEDVPVQSVPAEQEETNEDHFSVVEVITKPSMESDSMVHEAEEPVKQVEEPVKDEVQPVKEIEEPVKDEVEPVKEVEEPVKDVEEPVKEVEADKPEEQTTENTFTLGDIIEEVNKLPAIINLTPQHPAMQDMEEAQHHYGDEDDHDESQSDSKEPETEIEDVKESEKPINLDSSVQSSEEVTEASDEISTESNEEDKQPVIPGEGDCRIDNTVYKNGENIPVSNNCQKVCECKNSIVQCQLQECPPPPTTNRDCMPVVHEGKCCPTYTCEHEPQYEIVTSPPADSVHDESHDDENNHDEEFTTQAFAHSTEAPVTVVESKPADFIQDEISSVPQEVTKPDTFEQDEIPGQSSHPAQVPAFDGVALDVGDDESEKPAIHEDRPAQQPIYDHVDQQNTEDHDIEIITQAAITDAPASAVENQEAQFDGAEETHHQDEKESEPAVNHENDAEEIATSAPVADVADVSQTSEADPSQEIEADVHTDAPQASDEVQTDAPVKDAEHVSEPEHDAVSQPEEPAVQEPQSEISHPAVHDDKPEHDVVSQTEEPAVQEPQSEISHPAVHDDKPADVAETIEETEKEAPPATFAPEHIELAKPESDDVSQTGDAHDTEHEQVTFTPDAIPEVSTAEAEKTPAAPAESDSDAPEWVKPPTPIGTGFNAEEIPEHHDEAETPSEHFVAEPIPDVVSEVKPAKPVEAADQTKPVEAEQPSQVANEPLEHNPEVVHEPIDHNEQPAEEPQEISQEHTESQPEQPAHEPVETHEAEREKQPEQPIEIAHEPVEHKPEQHTDKPVEHVEYPNAPVENQPEVPVTTEASEIQPEQPAEISHEPVEEHHEVSHEPAEVKPEEPTEAVHEPTEVKPEGPTDAVHEPVEVKPEETTDAVHEPAEVKPEEPTDAVHEPVEVKPEETTDAVPEHTEVKPEEPTDAVHEPVEVKPEEPTDAVHEPVEVKPEEPTDAVHEPAEITHEPTEVKPEEPVDEPVEVTHAPTEVKPEEPVNKPVEDKPLEHPTDVEHGGADQHVPEISTETAEISVAPEVPSDEQVHHESQTEIEQDKGEEPKPQVQIEFEEHHQISPEIIHEEHVEQPAEQHVEQTSEAHHEEPENVPEVHHEQPQEHKPEEHEETHEEPAPVAPEEPKPAVHEETKPAEPEEPEQVEYKPDQGLSQYPDMTGLPSFEPFDEMGFPDMSSMPGFEEEQGSFGPGTCRYGGKVYLSAQQIPREDPCDFCFCFRSDIICLQQSCPPPIKGCHEEAIDGFCCPRYECPVTMALRNSTTTTTTTAAPSVTDFIYSRQANAGCLVQGELYKVGDEITTASGPCLECRCGGDSKMRCEPKECSPQPLIRKMIEAVSLRR from the exons ATGGCCGTGACCAGAACGGCCCGCAGCCCCTCGTGGCTGCTGATTGCCGCAgctttaccatttttgttcaTGTTCGTGCTGAAACCCGTTCGATCAG CACCCACCGAAACCGAGGATGCGACTGCTTTGGATACATACGACGGCTCTGGCTGCTACTACAACTACCAACACTACGGAGAGGGCGACCGGATAATCACGAACGAACCCTGTCTCAACTGCACCTGCCACAACCGTATGCTCATGTGCTACCTGAAGGTGTGTCCTTTCACGAAGGCCATCGGCTCGGACTGCACGGTCGAGAAGCGACCTGACCAGTGCTGCCCGGTGATCACCTGTCCCGAAG TTCCAGTCCAACTCGTGGACAACAGCCTCTCTCCCAGCACCACTCTCCGCCCCGTCTCCCAGCAGTCCACCGCCGTCGGACACCCTGACAGCTTCGGCTGCTCGATCGACAGTGAGTTCTACGCCGACGGTGCTCAGGTTCCTTCAGACAAAAACAAGCCCTGTGAACTCTGCTACTGCATCCGCAACCACACTGCTTGCGTCATGCAGGAGTGCACCCTGAACGTCGAGGGCTGCAAGCCTGTCTTCCAGGATGGTATTTGCTGTCCGGTCAGATACGAATGTG aaTACCCTGACGAGACCACCACCCTGGGCTCTATTGCTGGATTCTTCTTCACGACCACCACCACTATTTCCCCAAGCACGATGTGCAAGCACAACGGCGAGGAGTACGCAGATGGTGCACTGATCCAAGTGGACGACAAGCCTTGCGAACACTGCTACTGCATGAGAGGAGAAATCGTCTGCGCTGTCCAAGAGTGCGGCACACCTTTGGAACGCGAAGGACACAATTGTACCGCCCTGCCTACtcagcctggaaaatgctgtCCCGAAATGTACCAATGTG atgGAATTGAGTATGTGATGGATACAACGAATAGGATGAACCGCAAACAATACGGTTTAAGCGTTGATG acacGACTTTGCCAAGCATTCCTGAAGCCAGCAGCAAGCCCGAGGACGATGTCCCTCAGCTTCCCCAACAGGATGACCAAGCTTCTGGAGTGGCCCTCAATGCCGACGAAGAGGAAAAGCAGCCTGGAGATGTCCACACTGAGTCTCCTGACCACGTTTCCTATACCGAGACTAAGCCGGCCATGGAATCAGACAGCCTTGTGAATGATGACCAGGAAGACAAACAGGACGTTACTACTCTCAGTCCATCTCTGATTGAGGAGCCTGCGGAGGACTCTGTTGCTGCTCAGGAGCCGGTTGATCAGCATCCTTCCGAGGAGGCACAGCAAGAGCACGTTGATCAGTTCGCCCACGAGGAGCCTGTGCAAGATGTTCACCTGGATGGGGAGCAGGAACACGAGATTACGCACGATGAAATTACTCACGACCACGAGATTCATCACGAAGAACCTGAAGTTGTTCAGCCCGTTAATCCCACCCCAGAGCAGCCTGCTCAGGAGGAGCAAAAGGAATCAGAAGCTGAGGTTTCTGCCCATACTGACAAGCCTGTTGAGCCAGAGTCAGATGCAGTGAATGAAGAGGTCGATGAACACGTTGCTCAGGATCATAAGGAACCTGAAGAACAAGAGCACTCCACTGAAGCTTCCACCGAAGGTTCCCTGAACGCTCAAGACGATGAAGTTGTCCCTCAGCACGAAGACAACAAAGAGCAGAACGAGGCCCACGAGGAGCCTGCCGAAATTGTTCAAGATTCCGTGTCCGAGTCTTCCACGGAAGTCGGCGAGTCTCAGGATGAAGTTGCAGCTGTCACTGAGCCTGCAGCTGAGCACGTCAACGAGCCGGCTGAAAATGATGCCAGCGATGAAGAAGTTGTGACTGACAAGGTTGACATTGTTCATGAGCCCGCTGAGAACGATAAGGAGCATGCACCTGCTGATGTTCACGGAGAGCCTGCTGAGCACGAAGGAATTCAACATGAGCCCGTTGATGGAGAGGTTGAACATGACAATATTCCTGCAAACGAGATCCATCACGAACCTGGCCACGAGGAGCCTACTCATTCCGAGGAAAATATTCACCAGGAACCTGCTCATGATGATACCATTCATACCGATGAGGGTGTCCAGCATGAACCCGTTGACGAGGAGCCTgctaattttgatgaaaatgttCACCATGAGCCTGCTCAGGAGGCGCCCACTCATTCTGAGGAAGGCATTCAGCACGAGCCTGCTCACCACGAGGAAAATGTCCAGCACGAGCCCACTGATGATGAGACTGCTGTGCACGAGCCGGTTGAGGAGCCTGTGAAGCCAGCTGAGCAAGAGCCAGTCAAACAGCCTCAGTCTGACGATGAAATTCCGCAAGCCACTGAACAGCCTGTCGTTGATATTGAGGTCGCAACTGAACAACACCTTGCTGACAACATCAGCAATGAGCCCGCTGAAATTGAAAGTGACAAGGCTCCCGAGCACCACGAAACTGTCGAGCAGCCTGCAGAGCTGGGCGACCAGAAGGAAACTGTCCCTGCTGAAGTTGTGAGCGTTACTGACGAGCCAGAGAAAGAGGTGAATACTGAAACACCAGTGCAAGAGCCCGAGGTTGACAATGATGACCACAAAGAGCACGAGCCTGTTCATACTGTGAGCCAAGATGAACCTGAAACTCACCACGACGACCAGCAGAGTGAAGTGGTTCAAGATACAGTGCAACATGAGCCTGAAAACATCGAAGTTCACCAAGATGAAGTTGAACAAGTTGTGCCCACAACCTCGGCTCCTTTTGTTGCGGACGAAGTAGGATCTGAGAAGGAGAATGATGAGAATGCAGTTCAAATGGACAACCTCCCTGTCGAGGGCGCTGACGAAATCCACCCTGAACCTGCTCATGATGGCGTTGATGCTAATGAGCCTGCTGTGCCCGCTACCGAGCAGCCATCATTTGATCATCAGGATGACAACGTGGATGAGCCCCAAGAGATCTCTACTGAGTCCTCTGAGCAACAGAAACCAGTCCAGGATAATGTCGAAACTGTTCATCAGGACGAGCATGAAGTTCCATCTCACGACCAACACGAAAACGTGGAAACTGAGAAGCAACCAGGCTTTGAAGTTGAGAATGACGCCGCTGAAGTGCACACCGAGCCTCAGCTTGTTGGCACAGAAAAACCAGAGCAGGACCAACCAGCCCAAGAAGCTGAACAAATTTCTGACAAGACTGACGCGCCAATTCACGCTGACAAGGTAGATGAACCGGTTCATGACCATGCTGAAGAGCCCACACCTGTTGATATTGCTGAGAAGCCCGTTCAATCTGATGATGTTGTGGCCCCTATCCATGATGAAGAGCCAGTGCACTCTGACGGTCTTGAAGAGCCAGTTGATAACGCCGAGAAGCCCGTTCAATCTGATGATGTTGTGGCCCCTATCCATGATGAAGAACCTGTGCACTCTGACGGTCTTGAAGAGCCAGTTGATACCGTTGATGTCGAGAAACCAGTCCATGAGGATGTTCCAGTCCAATCAGTTCCTGCTGAACAGGAGGAAACCAACGAGGATCACTTTTCGGTTGTAGAGGTCATCACTAAGCCATCGATGGAATCCGACTCTATGGTGCATGAAGCTGAGGAACCAGTGAAGCAAGTCGAAGAACCTGTTAAGGACGAGGTTCAGCCTGTGAAGGAAATCGAGGAACCTGTAAAGGATGAGGTGGAGCCCGTTAAGGAAGTCGAAGAACCAGTC AAGGATGTGGAAGAGCCGGTCAAGGAAGTCGAGGCCGATAAACCAGAAGAGCAAACTACTGAAAACACGTTTACCCTGGGTGACATCATTGAAGAGGTGAACAAACTGCCCGCCATCATTAACCTGACTCCTCAACACCCTGCTATGCAAGACATGGAAGAAGCTCAGCACCACTATGGAGATGAGGATGACCACGATGAGAGCCAGTCTGACAGCAAGGAGCCTGAAACCGAAATTGAAGATGTCAAGGAGTCGGAGAAACCAATTAATTTGGATTCATCAGTACAGAGCTCAGAAGAAGTGACTGAGGCCAGCGACGAAATTTCCACCGAATCAAACGAGGAGGACAAGCAACCAGTCATTCCCGGAGAAG GAGACTGCAGAATAGATAACACTGTCTATAAGAACGGAGAGAACATTCCTGTTAGCAACAATTGTCAGAAAGTATGCGAGTGCAAGAACAGCATTGTGCAGTGCCAGCTGCAAGAATGCCCTCCTCCTCCGACCACTAACAGAGACTGCATGCCTGTTGTCCACGAAGGCAAATGCTGCCCTACTTACACATGCG agcaCGAGCCCCAGTACGAGATTGTGACTAGCCCTCCTGCTGACTCTGTCCATGATGAGTCTCACGATGATGAAAACAACCACGATGAAGAATTCACCACTCAGGCTTTCGCCCACTCAACTGAGGCCCCTGTCACTGTTGTTGAGAGCAAGCCTGCTGATTTTATTCAAGACGAGATCTCTAGCGTTCCGCAAGAAGTGACCAAGCCCGATACCTTCGAACAAGATGAAATCCCCGGTCAAAGCTCCCACCCCGCTCAAGTTCCTGCGTTTGATGGCGTCGCTCTTGATGTTGGTGATGACGAATCGGAAAAGCCTGCTATCCACGAAGATCGTCCGGCTCAGCAACCAATTTATGATCACGTCGACCAACAGAACACCGAGGATCATGACATTGAAATCATCACCCAGGCAGCAATCACTGATGCACCAGCTAGCGCAGTTGAAAACCAAGAAGCTCAATTCGATGGTGCGGAGGAAACTCACCACCAGGATGAGAAGGAAAGCGAGCCAGCAGTAAACCATGAAAATGACGCTGAAGAAATCGCCACTTCTGCCCCTGTTGCGGACGTTGCTGACGTGAGCCAAACTTCCGAAGCTGATCCCTCTCAGGAAATTGAAGCTGATGTGCACACTGACGCCCCGCAAGCTTCTGATGAAGTCCAGACCGACGCCCCTGTGAAAGACGCTGAGCACGTTTCGGAGCCTGAGCATGATGCTGTTTCTCAGCCGGAGGAACCTGCTGTTCAGGAGCCACAGTCTGAAATCTCTCATCCTGCTGTGCACGATGATAAGCCTGAGCATGATGTTGTTTCTCAGACGGAAGAACCTGCTGTTCAGGAGCCACAGTCTGAAATCTCTCATCCTGCTGTGCACGATGATAAGCCTGCGGACGTTGCTGAAACGATCGAAGAGACCGAGAAGGAAGCACCGCCTGCGACCTTCGCACCTGAACATATTGAGCTCGCTAAGCCTGAATCTGATGACGTTTCCCAAACTGGCGATGCTCACGACACTGAACACGAGCAAGTTACTTTCACACCTGACGCCATTCCTGAAGTTAGCACTGCGGAAGCTGAAAAGACACCTGCTGCACCTGCAGAGAGCGACAGTGATGCTCCTGAGTGGGTTAAGCCCCCAACTCCAATTGGCACTGGATTCAACGCTGAGGAGATCCCAGAACACCACGATGAAGCTGAAACCCCGTCCGAGCATTTCGTTGCCGAGCCCATTCCTGATGTTGTGTCTGAAGTTAAGCCCGCCAAGCCAGTAGAAGCTGCGGATCAGACCAAGCCCGTTGAAGCTGAACAACCTTCTCAAGTTGCCAATGAGCCTTTGGAACATAACCCTGAAGTTGTACATGAGCCAATTGATCATAACGAGCAGCCCGCTGAGGAGCCTCAGGAAATCAGCCAGGAACATACCGAGAGCCAACCCGAGCAGCCTGCTCATGAGCCTGTGGAAACTCATGAAGCTGAGCGCGAAAAGCAGCCAGAACAGCCAATTGAAATTGCACATGAACCTGTTGAGCACAAACCTGAGCAACACACCGATAAGCCCGTAGAGCACGTCGAGTATCCCAATGCCCCAGTTGAGAACCAACCAGAGGTTCCAGTTACAACTGAAGCCAGTGAGATTCAGCCTGAACAGCCTGCCGAAATTTCTCATGAGCCAGTGGAGGAGCATCATGAAGTCAGCCACGAGCCTGCTGAAGTCAAGCCCGAGGAGCCTACTGAAGCTGTCCACGAGCCTACTGAAGTCAAACCCGAGGGACCCACTGACGCTGTCCACGAGCCTGTTGAAGTTAAGCCCGAGGAGACCACGGACGCTGTCCATGAGCCTGCTGAAGTCAAGCCCGAGGAGCCCACTGACGCTGTTCACGAGCCTGTTGAAGTTAAGCCCGAGGAGACCACAGACGCTGTCCCCGAGCATACTGAAGTCAAACCTGAGGAGCCCACTGACGCTGTTCACGAGCCTGTTGAAGTGAAACCTGAGGAGCCCACTGACGCTGTCCACGAGCCTGTTGAAGTGAAACCAGAGGAGCCCACTGATGCTGTCCACGAGCCTGCTGAGATCACACATGAGCCTACCGAGGTTAAACCAGAAGAGCCAGTGGATGAGCCTGTCGAAGTCACGCATGCGCCAACTGAGGTTAAACCAGAGGAGCCAGTCAATAAGCCAGTTGAAGACAAGCCATTGGAGCATCCCACTGACGTTGAGCACGGAGGAGCTGATCAACATGTACCTGAAATCTCTACTGAGACTGCTGAGATCAGCGTTGCGCCGGAGGTTCCCTCTGATGAGCAAGTTCACCACGAGTCTCAGACTGAAATTGAACAAGATAAGGGTGAAGAGCCCAAACCACAGGTGCAGATCGAGTTTGAAGAGCACCATCAAATCTCTCCTGAGATCATTCATGAAGAGCACGTTGAGCAGCCGGCCGAGCAGCACGTAGAGCAGACATCAGAAGCTCACCACGAGGAGCCTGAAAACGTACCTGAGGTGCACCACGAGCAACCCCAAGAGCACAAGCCCGAGGAGCACGAGGAAACACATGAGGAGCCAGCTCCTGTTGCTCCTGAAGAGCCTAAGCCTGCCGTTCACGAGGAGACCAAGCCTGCCGAACCTGAGGAGCCTGAGCAAGTTGAGTACAAACCTGACCAAGGCCTATCGCAATACCCCGACATGACCGGACTACCATCTTTCGAGCCCTTCGACGAGATGGGCTTCCCTGATATGTCTTCAATGCCCGGCTTCGAGGAGGAGCAGGGTTCTTTCGGACCTGGCACCTGTCGCTACGGTGGCAAGGTGTACCTTTCCGCCCAGCAAATTCCTAGGGAAGATCCTTGCGATTTCTGTTTCTGCTTCCGCAGCGACATTATTTGCCTGCAACAGAGCTGCCCTCCCCCCATCAAGGGCTGCCACGAGGAGGCCATCGACGGCTTCTGCTGTCCTCGCTATGAGTGCCCAGTCACTATGGCTTTGAGGAACTCGACTACCACGACCACCACTACTGCGGCACCATCTGTCACGGATTTCATTTACAGTAGGCAAGCGAATGCCGGCTGTCTGGTCCAGGGCGAGCTTTACAAAGTCGGAGATGAAATCACAACTGCCTCTGGTCCATGCCTCGAATGCAG GTGCGGTGGAGATAGCAAGATGAGATGCGAGCCGAAAGAGTGCAGCCCGCAGCCTCTGATTAGGAAAATGATTGAAGCTGTGAGCCTCCGAAGATAA